ACGCGATACCCAACCCTGGAGAAGATGGCTCTCGCCGTCGTTACCTCGGCGAGAAAACTTAGACCTTACTTCCAATCGCATACGATCAAGATACTCTCCAACCAGCCCCTCAGGACGGTGATGCAAAACACCAACCAATCAGGAAGGTTAACCAAGTGGGCAATGGAACTAAGCGAGCACGACATAGTGTACAAGAATCGCACCGCAGCCAAGTCGCAGGTCCTCGCTGATTTCCTGATCGAGTTAACGCCAAAGCTCGAACAGTATCTAATCCTACCAAGCCAAAATTGGATACTGCACATAGATGGATCATCTACGAACAAAGGTTCAGGGGCAGGTGTGCAACTACAGTCACTTACAGGCGAGCTAATCCGACAGTCGTTCAGCTTTGGCTTCATCGCGTCAAACAATGAAGCCAAATACGAGTCCCTCATCGCGGGCCTCTGTCTCACTAAAGCAGTTAAAGCCAAGCGAGTCAGCGCGTATTGTGATTCCCAACTCGTAGTAAGCTAATATCTCGGCGACTACGATGTCAGAAATGATAGAATGGATGCTTACATAAAGCTCGTCAAGGACCTCACACGAGATTTCAAGTTCTTTGAACTCACGAAGGTCCCCCGCGGAGAGAACAAATGCGCAAACGCCCTCGCAGCCCTCAGAAGAAAATTGCACGACCAAGTGAAGAGAACGATCCCAATACACAAGATCGAGAAACCAAGCATCAGTTAAACAACTGGGCAGCTAGCCATCACAGCATCCGTCACCGACGCAATGCATATTGATGAAGCAGAACCTCGCGCAACAGAAAGTCAGTTCAACGATTTGCGAAAGGAGTTCATCGCTTACTTAGCTGATGGTAAATTACCTACCGAGAAGTGGGAGGCAAGACGACTCAAGCGGCGCAGCGCGCATTACGTCGTCATGGACGGAGAACTCCATCGATGGACCGCAACAAAGGTGCTCCTTAAATGCATTTCTGGCGACGAAACAAGACTCGTCATGGCAGAAACGCATGAAAGCGCAACAGGCAATCACTCGGGGGGGGCGAACTCTCGCATTGAAAGTAAAGAACCTCGGTTTCTACTGGCCGACCATGAACGCAGACTGTGAATCCTACGTTCAGAAATGTGACAAGTGCCAGCGACACACTTCAACCATCCACAGTCCGACGAAATTACTCCATACCTTGACTGGCCATACCCTTTCATGCGATGGGGAATGGACATTATTGGGCCAATGCCGAGCTCTCGACAGAAGAGATTCATCTTGGTCTGAAGGAGGTACAGAAGTTCGTCTGAAAAAAACATCATCTGCAGGCACGGACTCCCCTACGAGATAATCACTGACAACGGATCTCAGTTTATCTCGCATAACTTCAGAGAGTTCTGCGACAGGTGGAGAATCTGTCTCAACATGTCAACACCGAGAAACCCGCAGAGTAACAGTCAAGCCGAGTCTACTAACAAAACAATCGTCGACGGCCTTAAGAAGCGACTCGACATGAAGAAGAGTTCCTGGGCCGAAGAACTAGATGGAGTCATGTGGTCCCATAGAACAACTCCGCGTGGAGCAACGAAGGCTAACCCTTTCTCGATGGCCTATGGAATCAAAGCAATGGCACCCGCCGAAGTAAACGTAACGAGCTTACGCCGTTCCAAAATGCCGCAGAATGTCGAACTCAACCATGATATGCTCCTCGACGCCCTAGACGACATCGAAGAGAAACGCGACCAAGCGCTTCTTCGCATTCAGAACTATGAACATCAGATCGAGAGCTACTATAACAAGAAGGTTAAGTCTCGCCCTCTCGAACTAGGCAACTTCGTTCTCCGGAAGGTGTTCGAGAATACCAAGGAATGGAAGACTGGCAAACTCGGAGCCAGTTGGGAAGGACCTTACAAGATCACCGAGATAGTCAAACCCGAAGTCTACCATCTCGAAACCTCAACCAGCAAAGCACTTCCACGAGCTTGGAACTCGAAGCACCTTCGACGTTTCCACAGCTAAACAAGCGAGTGAACGATTCAGGGTCACGTTCACTCGTCTAAAAAAAAAAAAAAAAAAAAAAACCGAGTAAATGCGCTTTCCCGGCCATTTTTACTCAAAAAACAAAGAACTACGAATGGCTTGATCCTCCACAAAGGGGGTACGTAGGAAGCCTTAACGGGTCCAGCTGTAACAAAAAGAACAAACAAACTCCTCCCTTGAGAAGTCCACACCGCTCATGCGATGCCCACACGAGCTCGCCCCGGCCTCTCGATCAAATGTACCGGCACTCGCATCCCACCATCGAGTATGTCCTGATCAGACACGTGCTCACGGGGACTTGGTCGTATCACGGCATTAGCTGATATGTCTGAAATGATGACTCCTATCCGTTTCATGATTTACTAAGTAAGGTTTGGCCGACCGAATGCTTAGAAATTACTTTGAAATCAGATCTTGAACCGTTACCATTTAAAAGAAAATTTTCTAGTCCCATGTTGCCCGCCTTTGGCCCGCGTCTAGTCAGCGCACAGATAGCTGCGCCAACAAGCGAAAGAACTTAAACGACTGACGGCTTAGCGACATACGGTCGCAAGCCCGCTAAACCTATCACCTTTACAAGACAACGTCAAAGATGGCGATATCGTTGTCTCGAAACGACGTGAATCACATGCTTCAACGGGTAATCGCTGTCACAACCAACGCCTACGAAGCTCTTAAAAAGAAATTCAAAGTCTCAACTCTCTTATGATCCTTCGAGGACTCTAAGCCAGATAGCAAATCTACGATTTGTTGAGTATTCGAGATCAAAGAGAATCAAACGGCTAAAACGGAGTTTCTAAGAAAAGGCTTCTTCAAAAGAAAATGAGATAGATGGAGTCCAAAAGCGAAGTTCAAAGACCTCTCCGGGCCGAGTCAAAATACAACAAAAGAGAAGAGTTTAAATTCAAAAGAGACAACATAACTACTCCTCGGCACCTTCAACCTGCTCCCGTGCAGTGTCATCACCATCGGCAGATAGTCTTGGAGGATCCGCATTCACCGTTTGCTCCACACCCTCGTTCCCAATATAGGGAGTTGCATCGTTCCCGCGGGCTTCATATGGATTCTCTTTGTCTTGGTCCTTCGAGGCCTCTCCTTCGTCGTCTTCACCTGATTTCCCATCCTGCTCCTCCTCTCGGTCGGCAGAAGAATCAGAGATCTCCATAACGGTGGTCTGAGCCTTGTCCTGCGCAGAGACTATTCCCTCGTCAGCGGCTTGAACATCGAGTGTCGGCGCATCATCTTCTGGAATACTGTCTCCAGTAGCGCGAGAGGGAACGACCGGACTCTCGAGACGATCATTTGGGCTTTGGAGAGCAGAGGCAGTCCTCGGGTCGATCAGGTTTGCATTTGTCCCGAACAGGTTAAGACCAACAAAGACCCGCTCGTCGACGAACTGAGAATCAAGCTTAAGCGGAGATAAGGCCAAATCATCTTCAGGGATTTCGCCAGGGTTGAGCTTCGAAGCTTCCTGCTCAAACTGCTTCTCTTGAGCGTCGAACATATCGATGGTCTCCTGAGGAATGTCACGACCACAAGTTTTCAAAGCTTCAAGGTATTTCTTGGTTCCGAATGCCTGACTCTGCAGCAGCCGCATCGTGTCGAACGGCTCACGACTAGCCCACCAATCGCGCAGGTTCCTGAAGTGCTTATTGCACTTCGCGACCATCTCAGTTTCAACCCTCACCCTCTCCTTTGTGACCTCGCAGACACGCGAATCCCTGAGTCGGTCCAACTCCCTCTTGTGCTCTACGGCCTTAACTCCCATCTCTTCCATGAGATTGGCCTTTCACAGCTCCATAGCTTCGATAGTAGAACAAGCGATGGAAAGCTCAGCCTCAACTGCGTCAGCCCGCTCTTTTTGAGCCTTTCTTCGAGCAATCGCTCGCTCTCTCTTGTCAGCCATCTTCTCGTACTCCTCTTGCCATTCCGCCCTCTTTCGGCGGTAGAATCTACCTTTGGCCGCTACCTTCCTCTTCAAACTCTCCGACTCCGCGAGCGATTCCTTTAGTGCCGTATCGTATTTCTCGACCAAGAAGTTCGTGACTCCGTCGCACTATGGAACACAGAAGCAAAACGGTTAAAGCTCAAAGAAAAAAAGGGATGCACGCAAAAATAAAAAGAACCTTACCAATAGTTTAGTAAGAGTAGAATCAATGTACTCGTCCTTGAAGACCAAGTCCGCAACGGACGAGAGAGGATTCAGTCCACATTTGATCTGACTGACAAGTTCCGCGCACTTGTTTGGAGCGTAGATGAGGGGAGTCAGTCCGTCATACTCGAACGAGACGCGGTCCGGGAACTCGACCCTTGGAGTCTTTCTTATGACCGGAGCACCGCCAGCCGACGTACCGGGAGCCGACGGAGTGGAAGCCCCAGCGACATTTGCAGCGGCGACAGAAGAAGCTTGACGACGAACCGCTCCTCGCTCACCTCGCCTTCTTCGTTTTCTTCTTCAGCTGAAGCGAAGCTTCAGGGGAGGCATCTTCAGGATCATCCTCTAAGGCCAAATTAGGAATCGGCTCGTCAGTTGATCTGTCCCGAACCACGGGATCAGCAGTCTCGATCTCTCGAGCCTCGACACTTCCCCCGGCGAGAGATTGTTGATCGCTCGACTGCTTCTTCTTCCTTTTCTTTTTTGACGGCTCAACCGTCTCATCAGGAATCGTATCATCAGGGACCGTCTCACGGTCCTCACGAACAGAAGGATCATCGCGAGATCTCTTATGACCCTTCCTTTTCTTGGGAACAGAGGAAGTGGCATCGGGAGAAGGAGCCCGAAGATGGAGAGTCGTATCGCTCGTCTTGGCGATCCCCGTTTCGTTAGGAGGGTCGGACGTTCTGACTCTCGGGAGGCCTAGCTGGGAAGCCATCATGGCGCTTAGATCTGGGAGCCCTCTCATTATCCTTGCCTCGGCGATCTTCTTATGCTCTTCTCTGGTGAACAACGAGATTCATCGCTTAACGGTATTCGCTGCAGGAAGATAACTTGAATTCCAATCTCCTGCAAAAAATTAGAAACATAAGTCTCGCGATGAAAAGGGAAGACGAAGATTTATGGGAACCCGAAACGAGAAACGGACTTACTTCTGAAAATCTGGTCGACGCACCGACAAATCCTTTCCCAAGAGATATTTCCCCAACGCTCTTGATCGAGTCTCGCTACTGCACGCGCACTCGAAAAAAAAATCCTCTGGATACTCGCGCGAAGTTGGATGGTCGGCTGCACACAAAAAACAAAAAGTGATCAGTACCCAAGGCATCGACGTGGGTTAATAGAAGTGTTCTACCGTGCAAAGTGTTCCATAACACTCGATAATAATCTTCGTCTGGAGGGTCTTCGAAGGCAGAGTCGTCAGACTCGACGTAAAAATAAGACCTCTTCCAATCCAGCATCTTGCTAGGATGTCCCCCGATCACGTTGTAGTTCGGCCGCATCTTAATCGACAGGAGGCCTTCATCTAACGGGTTTATAGACGTCAGCTCCTCGAAAGCCCGAACACTGAGAGTGACATCGATCTCAGCAGCCATGACCATCAGGGCGACAGTAGTGCGCCACGAGCCATTCAGAAACTGACTTATCACCGCACCTCGGTGCCTCACATACAACGTAACTAACTGAGGAATCGGAAACCAGAGCTTTGTGTCGTCTTGAAAATAAGACTCATAAACACACTGGAACCCGACAGGCGGCAACCAAGGTCTTTGACTTTCCGAAGGAATTAGGGAAGTCACCCCGACTCCTCGACGCTCCCTCAGAAGCCTCTTTACGCTTCCAGGAGTCGAGCGCGTCTTGAGAACGTTCTCCCAAGATTGACCGCTTACTTTCGGCGAGCGCAGAAGCTCGGGTGCCAAAGCAGGAAGCTCCTCGAAGATTCCCCCAGGATAATGGCCCGTCAGCACGTAGTTAATGGGAGGAACTACCTCTCCCGCGCCGCCCCGACCATCTCTCGTGCAAACCTGCGCTTCAGTCGGAGCCCCTCTAACTTCTTCTCGGTGAAGGTGCGCCGACTCGGAAACCAATAGTCTCTGGGGAACGTCCAAGCTTCTGGCATCCATCATCGCCTCGCGATGAACCGACTCAAACTCCTCGAGCGGATCACCGCTCGTATCTCTCGCGGGACTTGATGAGGTCACGGCCGCCTTCCCTTTCTGCTTACGAGATAATCTCCCACCAGACGACATAATGCTATATATAGTACAACAACAACCTAGAGAGAGAAGTGGAGAGGAAAAGAGAGAAAGTACCTGAACACGCGAAGAAGAATAGAGGAAGTGAGAAGTAAACAGGTATTTATAGGGAGAGGTTCAGGGCATTCCCCAAGGCGTCATCATAGGCCTACGTGGGCCTATTTGGGCCTCAAAGGAACACTTAGTTGCCCACGAAACCGACGCGTCGCTTCGACTTCCCGCTTTAATCCGGTCCGACCCAGATCGAACCAGCGGTCGAGGTCAAAATCGGTTTAGCCAAAAGAAAACCGGTTTAACCTGAAACTTAAGAAGCCGAGGTAACGTCCCGTAAAATACCAATCGAGCTTCACGTCTTCACGACGAGCCGTCTATCCGTCCAAACCATTACCTTCCAAATTCATCGAGCTCGACAGAACGTCTCCCACCGATGAACTGGGGGGACTTACTGTAGGGGCTGGATTCGACCATCCATCAAGGCCCGAAGAATAGACGGTCCGGCCCGGCCCGTATAAGGCACAGTAACGTGAGAGTGCTTTTGGTCGATCGCACGTCGACTAAACGCATCCGGTTCGGCGGCTCCTCGAAGCAACGTGGACTTCTCGGCCCAACGAGCTAAAAGCCCACAAAGACGATGCGAGCTAGGTCACGGAAGAGCATTAGGTCAGCTATATAAGGAGAGGAGGGTGCGACGTAAAGAGGATCCGAAATCATTCACACATACTTAGCGGGTAGATTAGGGTTTTACCTTTATTATTTTGCCGTGTTGTATCTTTCCGGTAAAGCTCTTCGAGCTCCGGCACCCTTTCCTTTACGCATTTTCTTTCTTTGTAACCGACGAAACGCTTTTCCGACCATCAATAGGACGTCTTTGCTTAACCCACATTTAAAACCGAACGTTCTCTCGTTTAGTACCGTTTCCCGATCAAACAATGATGCTCTTAAACCCCAACACAGAGACTTCTTTCTGCTTTTTTTAGCAAGACTTCTTTCTGCTTTTATTAGAATTTCATTTCTTTCTTTTCCGGTAAACCAAGCAGAATAATGTTAATCCCTTTTCTGGAAAATCAACAGATAATGGCCCAAGAAAAGGTGCAGCTTCCTTGAAGTTGATCTGTTTCTGTGCAGAAAAGCCTTGTTTATTTTTATCTATCTACTGTTCAGTACAGGACATTGTTCTTACTGTGTCGTAAGATTTATCAACTTTATCACTAATGACACTAAAGATGTTGGAGCAAGATTTCTCACATTAATTCAGCTTACTAAAGGTCCAATAATAACGAACCGAATTGACAACTTTTATATGTTCCATGGGCGAAACCAACAATTCTGTCCAAAGGGAGGTAGTGAGCTCAAACTAAGTGGATACCAACCAATACACAGTCATCTTACGGTTAAGTAGTTACTCAACAATATAATATACAAGAAAATACCATTATTTTACATACGATTTCTGACTTGTTCACTTGATACATAGAATACTCCACTCCCTTCGAGCTGTATATCTTCGGCTTTATTCTTTTGTATTTACCATATTAATTGTCAATAATAAAATCCAATTCGAGCAAACTATCTTAGAGATCTACTAAAAAAAATTCTTTCCCACTATTTCCTAAACCTTGCTCTATTTTTATCAAAATTTTGATTACGTGTTTTACCTTCCATTATTTGGCGCTGTCTATGGAGAGACGATAAAAAAAAGTCTCTAACTTAAAAGCTTAATCAAAGATCAGCCATATCGAAATGGATCAAAGAACCAAGAAATTCACCAAGAACAACACACTGATTCACCATACCGCTCCAACTTTCCCAGACGCATCTCAATCCCCGATGTAACAGCCCGATCCCCGGCGTCCGACCAGGGTTATCGAAGGGGCGTTATGGACACGTGTCTACTCATTTAGCCAACCCTACGTGTCCCGTTACTGGTCCCGAGAGACGAGCGCATAACCTTCTTTGAAATACCGTCACACCCACATCCATATACTTCTACTTACAGTCCTGCGCACAGGGAAAAATGGAAATGGAGGGGTNNNNNNNNNNNNNNNNNNNNNNNNNNNNNNNNNNNNNNNNNNNNNNNNNNNNNNNNNNNNNNNNNNNNNNNNNNNNNNNNNNNNNNNNNNNNNNNNNNNNNNNNNNNNNNNNNNNNNNNNNNNNNNNNNNNNNNNNNNNNNNNNNNNNNNNNNNNNNNNNNNNNNNNNNNNNNNNNNNNNNNNNNNNNNNNNNNNNNNNNNNNNNNNNNNNNNNNNNNNNNNNNNNNNNNNNNNNNNNNNNNNNNNNNNNNNNNNNNNNNNNNNNNNNNNNNNNNNNNNNNNNNNNNNNNNNNNNNNNNNNNNNNNNNACCGGGCCGTTACAATCCTCCCCCGTTAATCGGAATTCGTAGCCCACATCTTTCAGACCAATCGTTCGTTAACGAAATGAATCACACATTCACACAACAATCAAGGGAGGCATACAAAGCGTGATAACTCTACTGGAATCTTTAAAACCAACGAATGAATGTCATAAATAAAAGGAGTAGGCCTACAATAGTTTGTAAGAGAACACTCAGCACATCTGCACAAAACACAGAATGCCGTAATGAAGGAAAGAACACCAACTCCAATAACCAATAAATGAAATAAAAACCAATAGCGAAACACGTGTCCTACTCCTACGATTCGTCCCTAGGATATCGTCTAGCCACATTGACATGGCGAGGGGCAGCGGGTCTCGGATCCAAGGTCTTCATCGCCCTCTGCGACGCGATCATACTCGGCCTCCGCCTCACTTTCCGCCAGCCACTCCTCCGCGTGCAGTGCTTGGTTGGCCATCCTTCTCACCAGTGCAAATTCCAGAGGCTCCAGAACTCCAACGAGCTCTTCACGAATATCTCCACGTAGTCCAGCCCTAAACAGATGACACCACTCCTCGGCTGGCTTCGGTTGACACCTCTTGGCCGTATCCAAGAACTCCTCCAGGTAATCTCTCACCTTGCGTGGCTTCTGAACCATCTGGACCAGTACGTCACAATCACATGTCACTGTAGGAGGTTTTCGCGGACGCCCCCGCTTTCCCTTAGCGAGTTCCCCGACCGGCACCTCATAGCCATCGACGTCCCTACCCGGGTTTCCTCCTTCCATGCTCGAGAGAGCGGCCACATCGGCTGCAATCTTCTCTTCTGCCTCCATGGCGAAGCCTGCCATCCGCCTCACTAGCGCGAACTCCAGGGGCTCCAAAACACCCCTCAACTGCGCCTGGAGTTCCTTACGAAGCCCGCTCTTATACCATACGCACCACGTCTCTGCATTCTTCGGTTTGCACAGCTTGGCTTGGTTGATGAAGTCCTCGGTGTATCCAGCGACTGATCGGTCCTCCTGAGCATTCTTGATCAGCACTCCACACTGGCACTTCCCGGTGAACACCCTTGGGGGTCCCCCTGCTGCACTTGGCGGCTTGCATGGACGGCCACGCTTCCTCGGGGGCCCCTCTTCGGTTGCAAGCTGGAACCTCGCATCGCCCTGCAGTAGACGTTCCTCCATAGCCATCCTCGGGAAATGTGGCATCAACACCTTATGCCTCACAGTCTGCTCGGTACCTGAATGGAAACTCCCTGTACTGCTCTTCAGGATCCGGAAACATGGGTAGCACCAAGTTACCCTCCATGTCATAGTGACGCCTTTGGGCATACTCCCTGGTGTTCCTCCGTCCGTAGTGCATACGCGGCATCCTCCACTCGTAATGGTCAAGCGAAAACATNNNNNNNNNNNNNNNNNNNNNNNNNNNNNNNNNNNNNNNNNNNNNNNNNNNNNNNNNNNNNNNNNNNNNNNNNNNNNNNNNNNNNNNNNNNNNNNNNNNNNNNNNNNNNNNNNNNNNNNNNNNNNNNNNNNNNNNNNNNNNNNNNNNNNNNNNNNNNNNNNNNNNNNNNNNNNNNNNNNNNNNNNNNNNNNNNNNNNNNNNNNNNNNNNNNNNNNNNNNNNNNNNNNNNNNNNNNNNNNNNNNNNNNNNNNNNNNNNNNNNNNNNNNNNNNNNNNNNNNNNNNNNNNNNNNNNNNNNNNNNNNNNNNNNNNNNNNNNNNNNNNNNNNNNNNNNNNNNNNNNNNNNNNNNNNNNNNNNNNNNNNNNNNNNNNNNNNNNNNNNNNNNNNNNNNNNNNNNNNNNNNNNNNNNNNNNNNNNNNNNNNNNNNNNNNNNNNNNNNNNNNNNNNNNNNNNNNNNNNNNNNNNNNNNNNNNNNNNNNNNNNNNNNNNNNNNNNNNNNNNNNNNNNNNNNNNNNNNNNNNNNNNNNNNNNNNNNNNNNNNNNNNNNNNNNNNNNNNNNNNNNNNNNNNNNNNNNNNNNNNNNNNNNNNNNNNNNNNNNNNNNNNNNNNNNNNNNNNNNNNNNNNNNNNNNNNNNNNNNNNNNNNNNNNNNNNNNNNNNNNNNNNNNNNNNNNNNNNNNNNNNNNNNNNNNNNNNNNNNNNNNNNNNNNNNNNNNNNNNNNNNNNNNNNNNNNNNNNNNNNNNNNNNNNNNNNNNNNNNNNNNNNNNNNNNNNNNNNNNNNNNNNNNNNNNNNNNNNNNNNNNNNNNNNNNNNNNNNNNNNNNNNNNNNNNNNNNNNNNNNNNNNNNNNNNNNNNNNNNNNNNNNNNNNNNNNNNNNNNNNNNNNNNNNNNNNNNNNNNNNNNNNNNNNNNNNNNNNNNNNNNNNNNNNNNNNNNNNNNNNNNNNNNNNNNNNNNNNNNNNNNNNNNNNNNNNNNNNNNNNNNNNNNNNNNNNNNNNNNNNNNNNNNNNNNNNNNNNNNNNNNNNNNNNNNNNNNNNNNNNNNNNNNNNGGACTCAATTCACTAGACGCCACCCGCTATCGGTGTCACACACAATACACATCGCATTCAAGTTCTACTTCAATAACTTTTATAATCATTACTCGTCTATCGTCCTAGCATTTATTTCTCTCTAGCATCCTAACTTCAATCACAACAACACATGGGACAACACATCCAAACATACTAGAATCAACTACCAATCAATCATCACCACAACAATTCAATTCAGTTCATCGAGTCCCATTTATCAGTATGAGGGTTCTTATGCATCATGATCCATTCATCTATCATCCTAGCAATACCATGTCCTATCAACCTAACTCCCAATCAGGGTCTAATCAAACCTAACTCCAACATATAGGAGTATACAGAATCATGAAAGAAGGTTGGGTTCGAGACACTCCACCTTAGTCTAGATCTGGATCTGGATCTGTAAACACGGATTTAAGAAGGTTGAGATCTGGTCACCACCACCACTTCACGGCGCCGGCGAGAGGGAGAGAGAGAGAGAGCGACGCGCGGGAGAGAGAGAGAAGAGAGAGAGGCGGCGCAGGATAGAAGGGGAGAGAGCTCGACGGCTAGGGTTTTCGGCCTCCGGGAATTCTCTGCAGAGCTTCGCTTCAGATTTGTGATGAGGCAAAAAGGGAGGCTGCATCTCTTTTTATAGGAAAGGGGAAGGGAAACCCTAGGTTTTTGCCAAATGGGCTGTAGAGAAGCCTATATTCTTTGGGAAATTTTACGGGCCAGGAACCGGGCCGTTACACCCGAGCTATCCCATTGACGGGTTGAACCTTAGCATTCACCGACTTCATCCAACCATCTCTCCTACTGCACTTAACACTGAGTCTTAAGGCTTCATCTTCCGCCATGAAGTTGTGATTGGACCTTGTGTCTACTACCACTTGGGTGAGTTTATCATTGATCTGAGCTTCAACATATAGGAGCCCCTTGCTCGTTGGCTTCCCCACCGGATAAGAATTTAAAGCGTTAAGGAGTTGTAGCGACCTCATTTTGCTCAGTTCTTATTTTTTAGTCTCTGTCTCACAATTCTCCATGATTCCGAACAATGACCCCATCTCTGGGCAGTCCTTCATAGGATGTGGTCCCTTTCACACAAAGCATCCTCTCTTAAGCACATCTTGTCTTGGTTGGTAGGGTAGTATCATGTCTCTCCCTTACCTTTGGTCACAACCTTCTCCTTCCTCTTAAAGGACTCGGAAGTACCTGAGGTGCGAAAGGCAGTCAATGACTCGTCCAATACGATAGCTTCATCGACATACTGCACTTTCTGTCGCTGCAACTCTTGCTTCGCCAAAGCCTGCAACCCATCAGAAAACTACAACACGAGATCTTCGTCTATCATGCTTGTAATCTGAACATGAGAGTAGTGAACCACCCGTTGGATGACGCCAGGCCTGGGCGTTCGGGTCTTCTGGTCGGGTTTGGGTCGGTTCCTCTCGGGGTCCGGATCTTTCGGGTCCTAAATATTTAAACCCAATAGGTACTTAGAAATTTTCGGGTCAGGTTCGGGTCGGTTCTTCTCGGGTCCGGTCGGTTCGGGTCTATAATTAAAATATCCGTAATTTTTCGGGTCCATATCGGGTCCGGGTTGGGTTCGGGTATTTAGGATCTAAAAAGGACATGACATACCCAACGCCATCAAATTTAATCGATATTTGTCATATATATCTAAAATTTTACTTAATAACTTAAATGAAACTATTAATAATTAAAATAAAATATTTTTAAACTCTAAATTTTACATTTTAAAGCTTCATATTACTTAAAAAATATTATAAAATAATAACAAAGTTGTTAACAAAAGATATTTCAACTGAATCATAAAATATTATATATAAAATAGAATACAAAAAATCATAGTTTTAGATATACATGTTTTTAAGTCGGGAACAAATCGGTTCTTATCGGGTCGGGTCTATTCGGGTCGGATCTTTTCGGGTCCGGATCTATTCGGGTCGGTTCCTTTCGGTTCCGGTTCTTTCGGGTAAAAGAAATATAGACCCAAAAGGTACTTGTAAATTTCCGGTTCGGTTCTGGGTCGGGTATTTTTTGGTCGGTTCCGATTCAGATTTTCGGGTCCAGGTTAAAATGCCCAGGCCTAGATGACGGTATGCTTCCTCCCCCCCCCTCCACAAGTAATAAGTAATAAGTCATAGCTTTCACTTATAGAAGGTGAGCAGATCCTATAGAGAGAGAAAGAGGGTGGGCACTTGGA
The DNA window shown above is from Brassica oleracea var. oleracea cultivar TO1000 chromosome C3, BOL, whole genome shotgun sequence and carries:
- the LOC106330744 gene encoding uncharacterized protein At3g60930, chloroplastic-like, producing the protein MSSGGRLSRKQKGKAAVTSSSPARDTSGDPLEEFESVHREAMMDARSLDVPQRLLVSESAHLHREEVRGAPTEAQVCTRDGRGGAGEVVPPINYVLTGHYPGGIFEELPALAPELLRSPKVSGQSWENVLKTRSTPGSVKRLLRERRGVGVTSLIPSESQRPWLPPVGFQCVYESYFQDDTKLWFPIPQLVTLYVRHRGAVISQFLNGSWRTTVALMVMAAEIDVTLSVRAFEELTSINPLDEGLLSIKMRPNYNVIGGHPSKMLDWKRSYFYVESDDSAFEDPPDEDYYRVLWNTLHADHPTSREYPEDFFFECACSSETRSRALGKYLLGKDLSVRRPDFQKEEHKKIAEARIMRGLPDLSAMMASQLGLPRVRTSDPPNETGIAKTSDTTLHLRAPSPDATSSVPKKRKGHKRSRDDPSVREDRETVPDDTIPDETVEPSKKKRKKKQSSDQQSLAGGSVEAREIETADPVVRDRSTDEPIPNLALEDDPEDASPEASLQLKKKTKKARKTPRVEFPDRVSFEYDGLTPLIYAPNKCAELVSQIKCGLNPLSSVADLVFKDEYIDSTLTKLLCDGVTNFLVEKYDTALKESLAESESLKRKVAAKGRFYRRKRAEWQEEYEKMADKRERAIARRKAQKERADAVEAELSIACSTIEAMEL